In Halobaculum rubrum, the following are encoded in one genomic region:
- a CDS encoding DUF4396 domain-containing protein: protein MGVQQTLQNLLTDPIYLTTWGVLVACSLSVLIWDLRKNNSDLPSLMNFVWGLTVLYSGPIGLAGYWWSGRTQIDHDSLWRRGFRSVSHCYSGCGTGEVLGVSIAVGLLSFKTTGTVFLSFTLAYLGGYLLTVGPLMQEGVGLGVALKDAFYSETASITVMEVVAIGTDVWLAGEAGMGEVLFWTALVFSLTMGLIAAYPVNLLLIHFGVKEGMMNPAKMSA from the coding sequence ATGGGAGTTCAGCAGACCTTACAAAATCTCCTCACAGATCCGATCTACCTCACAACGTGGGGGGTACTCGTCGCGTGTTCACTCTCGGTACTCATATGGGATCTCCGGAAGAACAACTCGGACCTTCCAAGTTTGATGAACTTCGTCTGGGGGCTCACGGTACTGTACTCCGGGCCAATCGGTCTCGCAGGCTACTGGTGGTCGGGACGTACGCAGATCGACCACGACTCGCTCTGGCGGAGGGGCTTTCGCTCGGTCAGCCACTGTTATTCAGGGTGTGGAACCGGGGAAGTCCTCGGCGTCTCTATTGCAGTCGGTCTGCTTTCGTTCAAAACAACCGGCACGGTTTTTCTCTCCTTCACATTGGCGTACCTGGGCGGGTATCTGTTGACGGTTGGGCCGCTGATGCAGGAAGGTGTCGGGCTCGGAGTGGCGCTCAAAGACGCCTTCTATTCGGAGACCGCCAGCATCACGGTCATGGAGGTCGTCGCCATCGGAACGGATGTCTGGCTCGCCGGCGAAGCTGGGATGGGCGAGGTCCTGTTCTGGACGGCACTGGTGTTCTCGCTCACGATGGGGCTCATCGCGGCCTATCCGGTCAATCTCCTGCTCATCCACTTCGGCGTCAAGGAAGGGATGATGAACCCAGCGAAGATGAGTGCGTGA
- a CDS encoding pyridoxal-phosphate-dependent aminotransferase family protein yields MTEKREYTDDYPEKTLYIPGPTEVREDVIEAMAQPMFGHRMDRMTDLYTTIVEDTKEFLGTDNEVMILTASGTEFWEASTLNLVDENILVPTCGSFSERHADVAERLGKNVDRLEYEWGEAIKPEDIREHLEASDTHYDVVATVMNESSTGVRNPIEEIGDVIDEYPDTYFVVDAVSALGGDYVDIDAHGIDVIFASTQKAFAMPPGLAVCVVSDEAYERELETDSASWYGGFQRALDYYDRKGQTHSTPAIPIMLAYRKQMKYMLEEGHEGRDARHREMAEYTRDWADEHFDMFPEEGYESRTVACIENTRGIDVAATIEAVSEEYDMAFSNGYGSQLGEETFRIGHMGEHDVESIKELTDAIEDVAEL; encoded by the coding sequence GTGACCGAGAAACGTGAGTACACGGACGACTACCCCGAGAAGACCCTGTATATCCCCGGCCCCACCGAGGTCCGCGAGGACGTGATCGAGGCGATGGCCCAACCGATGTTCGGCCACCGGATGGACCGGATGACGGACCTCTACACGACCATCGTCGAGGACACCAAGGAGTTCCTCGGCACCGACAACGAGGTGATGATCCTCACCGCCTCCGGAACCGAGTTCTGGGAGGCCTCGACGTTGAACCTCGTCGACGAGAACATCCTCGTCCCGACGTGCGGGAGCTTCAGCGAACGTCACGCCGACGTCGCCGAGCGGCTCGGCAAGAACGTGGACCGGCTGGAGTACGAGTGGGGAGAGGCGATCAAGCCCGAGGACATCCGCGAGCACCTCGAGGCGAGCGACACACACTACGACGTAGTCGCAACCGTGATGAACGAGAGTTCGACCGGCGTCCGCAACCCGATCGAGGAGATCGGCGACGTGATCGACGAGTATCCGGACACGTACTTCGTCGTCGACGCCGTCTCGGCGCTCGGGGGCGACTACGTCGACATCGACGCCCACGGAATCGACGTGATCTTCGCGTCGACACAGAAGGCGTTCGCCATGCCGCCGGGGCTTGCGGTGTGTGTCGTCAGCGACGAGGCCTACGAGCGGGAACTGGAGACGGACTCCGCCTCGTGGTACGGCGGCTTCCAGCGCGCGCTCGACTACTACGACCGCAAGGGGCAGACCCACTCGACGCCCGCGATCCCGATCATGCTCGCGTACCGCAAGCAGATGAAGTACATGCTCGAGGAGGGCCACGAGGGGCGCGACGCCCGTCACCGCGAGATGGCCGAGTACACCCGCGACTGGGCCGACGAACACTTCGACATGTTCCCCGAGGAGGGGTACGAGTCGCGGACAGTCGCGTGCATCGAGAACACGCGGGGTATCGACGTGGCGGCGACGATCGAGGCGGTCAGCGAGGAGTACGACATGGCCTTCTCGAACGGCTACGGCTCACAGCTCGGCGAGGAGACGTTCCGTATCGGCCACATGGGTGAGCACGACGTGGAGTCGATCAAGGAGCTGACGGACGCGATCGAGGACGTGGCAGAGTTGTAG
- a CDS encoding DoxX family membrane protein, whose translation MEPRSRYHPTAFAVHVGTLVALVAGASGVAAAHVEYVTDAENGDPIAFLAGALSEPVVVLALGAGGVGVIATMAGYLRVRPLRDDVAAIRRALVDYTDLLPWLLRLSLGLPMVGAGFAGYLFTPLVTAADTVVPVRLFGVAVGFALLFGLATRLVAGVALASYLILLPLHPSMFFAFEYVAGLLAIVLVGGGRPSADHVIARLAANKETVYSRFDPFHRSIAVPVGEFVDPYRRYVPTIVRIGMGIVFIYLALAEKLLAPGQALAVVERYGLSTLLPVPPELWVLGAALTELFLGLLLVLGLFTRAASSAAFVVFTTTLFGLADDPVLAHISLFGLVSVLLVTGAGPLSIDTAVFRSTNERGTPEMGPDAVHAAASEPSGTSGPTGRNRGDTGR comes from the coding sequence ATGGAACCGCGTTCTCGGTACCACCCCACCGCGTTCGCCGTGCACGTCGGTACGCTCGTCGCGCTTGTCGCCGGCGCGTCGGGCGTCGCCGCCGCACACGTAGAGTACGTAACCGACGCGGAGAACGGCGACCCGATCGCGTTCCTGGCGGGGGCGCTGTCCGAGCCCGTCGTCGTGCTTGCGCTCGGCGCCGGGGGCGTCGGCGTGATCGCGACGATGGCGGGGTATCTCCGAGTTCGACCGCTCCGCGACGACGTGGCCGCGATCCGGCGGGCGCTCGTCGACTACACGGACCTGCTCCCGTGGCTGCTCAGGCTCAGTCTCGGACTGCCGATGGTCGGCGCCGGCTTCGCGGGCTACCTGTTCACGCCGCTGGTCACGGCGGCCGACACCGTGGTTCCGGTCCGCCTGTTCGGCGTCGCCGTCGGGTTCGCGCTGTTGTTCGGGCTCGCGACGCGGCTCGTCGCGGGGGTCGCGCTGGCGTCGTATCTGATCTTGCTTCCGCTGCACCCCTCGATGTTCTTCGCGTTCGAGTACGTCGCCGGGCTTCTCGCGATCGTGCTCGTGGGCGGGGGTCGACCGAGCGCTGACCACGTCATCGCGCGGCTGGCGGCGAACAAAGAGACCGTGTACTCTCGGTTCGATCCGTTTCACCGCAGCATTGCCGTCCCGGTCGGGGAGTTCGTGGACCCGTACCGTCGGTACGTACCGACGATCGTTCGGATCGGGATGGGTATCGTCTTCATCTACCTCGCCCTCGCCGAGAAACTGCTCGCGCCGGGGCAAGCGCTCGCGGTCGTCGAACGGTACGGGCTCTCGACGCTGTTGCCCGTGCCTCCGGAGCTGTGGGTGCTCGGCGCGGCCCTCACCGAACTGTTCCTCGGCCTGTTGCTCGTCCTCGGACTGTTCACGCGCGCCGCTTCGAGCGCGGCGTTCGTCGTGTTCACGACTACGCTGTTCGGACTCGCGGACGACCCGGTACTCGCGCACATCTCGCTGTTCGGCCTGGTGTCGGTGTTGCTCGTTACCGGGGCCGGACCGCTCTCCATAGACACGGCCGTCTTCAGGTCGACGAACGAACGAGGCACACCCGAGATGGGCCCGGACGCGGTTCACGCCGCCGCGTCCGAGCCGTCGGGGACCTCGGGGCCGACCGGACGAAATCGAGGCGACACCGGGCGGTAG
- a CDS encoding GNAT family N-acetyltransferase yields MSVNVEKRMDPPGEATHAEAAWALKEEINDREGVLKQRRGFFMNAYKRAECHLLVEDDDLVGFASARRDGYILFLAVAPRVRGRGYGERLVAEVAEANRSVSCHARTTNEAALDFYKHIGFQVVRRIENYYEDGGDAFYLKLGDDSSLTDRLSNFLR; encoded by the coding sequence GTGAGCGTCAACGTCGAGAAGCGCATGGATCCCCCGGGGGAGGCCACCCACGCCGAGGCCGCCTGGGCGCTGAAAGAGGAGATCAACGACCGCGAGGGCGTCCTCAAGCAGCGCCGCGGCTTCTTCATGAACGCCTACAAGCGTGCCGAGTGCCACCTGCTCGTCGAGGACGACGACCTCGTGGGCTTCGCCTCGGCGCGCCGCGACGGCTACATCCTGTTTCTGGCCGTCGCGCCGCGGGTCAGGGGGCGCGGCTACGGCGAACGGCTCGTCGCCGAGGTCGCCGAGGCGAACCGCTCCGTGTCGTGTCACGCGCGGACGACAAACGAGGCGGCGCTGGACTTCTACAAGCACATCGGCTTTCAGGTCGTCCGGCGCATCGAGAACTACTACGAGGACGGCGGCGACGCGTTCTATCTGAAGTTGGGCGACGACTCGTCGCTCACCGACCGGCTCTCGAACTTCCTCCGGTAG
- a CDS encoding type II toxin-antitoxin system death-on-curing family toxin → MTDSIWYPSVEDVLDIHGDIVSEYPNTSPGIRNRGDAEFALEYVSEGSFGSVPETVHEKAFHLLRLLVANHPFVDGNKRTALNTTTVFYLLNGHQFEYDDEIREILTKFGTDEKAVDEDDVIEYLRTHTTEADLNEVVEHWRGDLVEYGLEQLSDESSDPND, encoded by the coding sequence ATGACCGACTCGATTTGGTATCCGTCGGTCGAAGACGTCCTCGACATCCACGGGGACATTGTCTCGGAGTACCCGAACACCAGCCCAGGGATCAGGAATCGCGGAGATGCCGAATTCGCACTGGAGTACGTCAGCGAAGGGAGCTTCGGGTCGGTTCCAGAGACGGTTCACGAGAAGGCGTTTCATCTGCTTCGGCTCCTCGTCGCCAATCACCCATTCGTGGACGGAAACAAGCGCACCGCACTCAACACGACGACGGTGTTCTATCTGCTCAACGGTCATCAGTTCGAATACGACGACGAAATCAGAGAGATACTGACGAAGTTCGGCACCGACGAGAAGGCCGTCGACGAGGACGACGTGATCGAGTATCTCCGAACACACACGACAGAAGCCGATTTAAACGAAGTGGTCGAACACTGGCGAGGCGACCTCGTCGAGTATGGATTAGAACAATTGTCCGACGAGTCATCGGACCCGAACGATTAA
- a CDS encoding mechanosensitive ion channel family protein, whose product MLQLTPSLTGGIVVQSALGGLVDTLLGSVIGLVPTVLLAALILGVGFGLGQWLDDIVYRWSWRHRFDDRAAETPADRIVDDEEDAVSAALGGFVRTFVYVLAVVVAVSVLDIQQLDRLSGVVVGYVPNVVAAAVLLAIGLSVGIAARRIVGPLVERTDVGASFPSTHLGRLIGAEHGSLGSLAGITAEYYVYLVTTYFVASMLSLRPVAGLLAEAVFFVPIVVGAAAVVVLGSIVATYANEVAVGTEPIASSPFSQIAAGASEAVVYVFTAVIALNVLGVDSLLLGVLLLTVVFPLGLAVALAFGFGGQDHVEEWLRGQRTDSPESSNVSSDD is encoded by the coding sequence ATGCTCCAGCTCACACCGTCATTGACCGGTGGGATCGTCGTCCAATCGGCGCTCGGGGGGCTCGTTGACACGCTCCTCGGCAGCGTGATCGGACTGGTGCCGACGGTACTCCTGGCCGCGCTCATCCTCGGGGTCGGGTTCGGACTCGGTCAGTGGCTCGACGACATCGTGTATCGGTGGTCGTGGCGCCACCGCTTCGACGACAGAGCCGCCGAGACTCCGGCAGATCGGATCGTCGACGACGAGGAGGACGCGGTGTCGGCGGCACTGGGGGGGTTCGTTCGGACGTTCGTATACGTGCTCGCGGTCGTCGTCGCGGTGAGCGTCCTCGATATCCAGCAACTCGATCGGCTCTCGGGGGTCGTCGTCGGCTACGTCCCCAACGTCGTGGCCGCCGCAGTGCTGCTCGCGATCGGCCTCAGCGTCGGGATCGCGGCACGGCGGATCGTCGGGCCGCTCGTGGAACGAACCGACGTGGGAGCGTCGTTCCCCTCGACGCACCTCGGGCGCCTGATCGGCGCGGAACACGGGAGCTTGGGGAGCCTCGCCGGGATCACTGCGGAGTACTACGTCTATCTCGTGACGACGTATTTCGTCGCGTCCATGCTCTCGCTCAGGCCGGTGGCGGGACTGCTTGCGGAGGCGGTGTTCTTTGTTCCCATCGTGGTTGGTGCCGCCGCCGTCGTCGTCTTGGGATCGATCGTCGCCACGTACGCGAACGAGGTAGCTGTCGGGACCGAGCCGATCGCGAGTTCGCCGTTCTCACAGATCGCGGCCGGCGCCAGCGAGGCCGTCGTGTACGTATTCACGGCCGTGATCGCGTTGAACGTCCTCGGGGTTGATTCGCTCCTGCTGGGCGTGCTCCTCTTGACAGTCGTGTTCCCGCTCGGGCTTGCAGTCGCGCTCGCCTTCGGGTTCGGTGGCCAGGATCACGTCGAGGAGTGGCTCCGCGGGCAGCGCACCGACTCACCCGAGTCCTCCAACGTCTCGAGCGACGACTGA
- a CDS encoding archease: protein MRTDKEAGVEPNGDADAGGRFELCEHTADVAVAATADSLGGVFAAVAEGLTAAMCDSIPPTDDRFEMHVRSESPEAALFDYLDECIYERDVRGVLPADHQATVRHDGDEWVVEATARGVPLTDVTARDVKAVTYSEMELAETDEGWRAYVVFDV from the coding sequence GTGCGGACAGATAAGGAAGCCGGTGTCGAGCCGAACGGCGATGCCGACGCCGGCGGCCGGTTCGAACTGTGCGAGCACACCGCGGACGTGGCCGTCGCGGCAACCGCGGACTCGCTGGGAGGCGTGTTCGCCGCCGTGGCGGAGGGACTGACCGCGGCCATGTGTGATTCGATCCCGCCGACCGACGACCGGTTCGAGATGCACGTTAGATCCGAGTCGCCGGAGGCGGCGCTGTTCGACTACCTCGACGAGTGCATCTACGAACGGGACGTGCGCGGCGTGTTGCCGGCCGACCACCAAGCGACCGTCCGCCACGACGGGGACGAGTGGGTGGTTGAGGCCACCGCGCGTGGCGTCCCCCTGACGGATGTCACCGCACGCGATGTGAAGGCGGTGACGTACTCGGAGATGGAACTCGCGGAGACCGACGAGGGGTGGCGTGCGTACGTCGTCTTCGACGTCTGA